From one Humulus lupulus chromosome 8, drHumLupu1.1, whole genome shotgun sequence genomic stretch:
- the LOC133796165 gene encoding uncharacterized protein LOC133796165 codes for MESWSMPKTIKGLRGLLGLTGYYRKFFKGYGSIARPLTDQLKKDAFAWSSEAQTAFVQLKHAMCSVPVLALPNFSEPFILEADASGAGLGVVLMKNGQPIAFYSQVLSSRASAKSVYERELMAIVLAIQNQKWWPYLLGRKFLVRTDQRSLKYLLEQRLKWLTKLLGYDFAIQYRSGLENKAAVALSRVHCEASLAAISIPNILSIPDLQAHVAANPMLAKVIKYLSLGQECGGFSLVQGCLKFRDLYWRGMRKDVQHFVAECAICHQHKYLTQSPTGLLQPLPVPEQVWEDISMDFIEGLPLSNGFDSILVVVDRLSKYGHFIPLRHPFSAVTVAMVFVREVVKLHGMPRSIVLDRDKIFISLFLKELFRLQGTQKMKIQADRKRRDVQYNVGDLVYVKLRPYRQPRSGPVASLQLPPESTIHPVFHVSLLRAALGPNQQATTFPPRLTAKLEWLLEPESVLEVGLGTPKEPPQALIKWKNLPALRPLGKNFRSSRTNFPISTLRTR; via the exons ATGGAGAGTTGGTCGATGCCAAAGACCATTAAAGGCTTGAGAGGACTCTTGGGACTCACGGGGTACTACCGTAAGTTTTTCAAAGGATATGGAAGTATTGCTAGGCCACTAACAGATCAGCTAAAAAAAGATGCATTTGCTTGGTCAAGTGAGGCTCAAACAGCCTTTGTTCAGCTGAAGCATGCCATGTGCTCGGTACCTGTTTTAGCACTTCCAAATTTTTCAGAACCTTTTATTCTTGAGGCGGATGCATCGGGAGCGGGGCTAGGGGTTGTTTTAATGAAGAATGGGCAACCGATTGCTTTCTACAGCCAAGTTTTGTCATCTCGAGCAAGCGCTAAATCAGTCTACGAGAGGGAACTCATGGCGATTGTGTTGGCAATTCAAAATCAAAAATGGTGGCCTTACTTGTTGGGGCGTAAGTTTTTGGTACGCACGGATCAACGgagtttaaagtatttattgGAACAAAGGCTAAAATGGCTTACAAAACTCCTAGGATATGACTTCGCTATACAATATAGGTCGGGCTTAGAGAATAAGGCTGCAGTTGCATTATCACGGGTTCATTGCGAGGCTTCTCTCGCTGCCATTTCAATTCCAAATATCTTGTCTATTCCAGACCTTCAAGCTCATGTAGCCGCTAATCCTATGTTGGCCAAAGTCATAAAATATTTGTCTTTAGGACAGGAATGTGGCGGGTTCTCTTTGGTGCAAGGGTGCCTCAAGTTTCGAG ATCTATATTGGCGTGGGATGCGCAAAGATGTTCAGCATTTTGTGGCAGAATGTGCCATCTGCCATCAGCACAAGTACCTTACCCAGTCTCCAACGGGTTTGTTACAACCTTTACCGGTGCCGGAGCAAGTTTGGGAAGATATTTCGATGGACTTCATCGAGGGCTTGCCACTTTCGAATGGATTTGACTCCATTTTGGTTGTAGTGGACAGGTTGAGCAAGTATGGACACTTTATACCATTACGGCATCCTTTTTCAGCAGTGACGGTCGCAATGGTGTTTGTTAGGGAGGTGGTTAAGCTCCACGGTATGCCTCGCTCCATTGTGTTGGATAGGGACAAGATTTTTATCAGCTTATTCTTGAAAGAATTATTCAGGTTGCAAGGGACG CAGAAGATGAAGATTCAGGCTGACCGCAAGCGCCGGGATGTGCAGTATAATGTGGGAGACTTGGTCTATGTGAAGTTGAGGCCTTATCGACAGC CTCGCAGTGGACCTGTTGCCAGTCTTCAGCTGCCACCTGAATCAACTATACACCCGGTGTTCCACGTTTCACTTCTTCGAGCTGCTTTGGGCCCAAATCAGCAGGCTACTACATTCCCTCCAAGACTTACAGCTAAATTGGAATGGCTTTTGGAGCCTGAATCCGTGCT